A window of Tautonia plasticadhaerens contains these coding sequences:
- a CDS encoding FG-GAP repeat domain-containing protein has product MLPKTRRRCLSVESLEDRVVMSAPRPLPGTPLELPQGGAWRNTTFIGSPVLADLDGDGTEEILTAAAGGRLVAYSAGADGQLREFRRYETGAEANFKSTPVVVRRPDGSKMIVAGLGRDEFASPAPLEDGRVFAWDAVSGQVLPGWPRGTGVGGVVGPLAAGDLTGDGIDEIVVTSFNGSVHAFRQDGSVLWLYENDDSVQSGAAIGDIDRDGSPEVVFGADSSESIYFHAGGFVTILNANGATKSRIPTGEVIWSSPVLADLTGDGFLEMVVGTGLNFSLTDPTASPERRAEARLAANQILAYDHQGQVVPGWPYRTTADPSANRQVYSSPAVADLDGDGMLEVAAMDLAGYLHVVRGDGRPMPGFDGGRQLLPPIAGTNDTYTSPIIADADGDGSPDLIVSARQTLFALDASGDELWRLPAPTAPGGTPDGFVNAAAVGQVDGSGGLELVIATNALGVPNPPRGVGAYELPESPLTPPWPMHRRTADSTPVTQSPAFLAKYVRASFRALLGREATDNDIRVFSGMMMANEWSPKVFAETVALTPEARTVVIRQLYQSYLQRPPTEAEVAAGQQQLEAGRAVDLARQLVLSDESLARTDGTIPGVLGRFYETILRRPITAGEVAILEPVIRSGIVPMPEIARLLLLSEEFVLLDIAAPTVIAYRTEFPDAPFDDAAIASVVLDRNGAIKEERMKATLIATGGRYERATPIAGVVRSVLSDLEQRVPSPSEVGFWIREFTYGRTSPTAFFPTVIDGAGARAQFVREQVRSLLGREADPATVASLSNYASREELIISLASSPEYFARAGGDNPGFVRLAFLDLYGVDPLPASVLNEQVAALNGGRLTREGMIRNLVFSAPFYEKDVVELLFRFLPEEGKGVLRIPIDAPPGTAANNPDPALIRSLVSARQSGATMADTLATILGSPTYFYRSSYVRGLYRSTGVRN; this is encoded by the coding sequence ATGCTGCCGAAGACGCGGCGACGCTGCCTTTCCGTCGAGTCGCTGGAGGACCGCGTCGTGATGAGCGCGCCCCGGCCGCTCCCGGGCACCCCGCTGGAGCTGCCGCAGGGGGGGGCCTGGAGGAACACGACGTTCATCGGTTCTCCCGTGCTCGCCGACCTGGACGGCGACGGGACGGAGGAGATCCTCACCGCCGCGGCCGGGGGACGGCTGGTGGCCTATTCGGCCGGGGCCGACGGGCAACTCCGGGAGTTCCGGCGGTACGAGACGGGGGCCGAAGCCAACTTCAAATCGACGCCGGTGGTGGTGCGGCGGCCCGACGGGTCGAAGATGATCGTCGCCGGGCTCGGCCGGGACGAGTTCGCCTCCCCCGCCCCGTTGGAGGACGGCCGGGTCTTCGCCTGGGACGCCGTCAGCGGCCAGGTGCTACCGGGCTGGCCCCGGGGGACCGGCGTCGGCGGCGTGGTCGGCCCGCTCGCCGCGGGAGACCTGACCGGCGACGGCATCGACGAGATCGTCGTCACCTCGTTCAACGGCTCGGTCCACGCCTTCCGGCAGGACGGCTCGGTCCTCTGGCTGTACGAGAATGACGACTCGGTCCAGTCCGGCGCCGCGATCGGCGACATCGACCGCGACGGCTCCCCCGAGGTCGTCTTCGGCGCCGACTCCAGCGAGAGCATCTACTTCCACGCCGGGGGCTTCGTCACGATCCTCAACGCCAACGGGGCGACCAAGTCCCGGATCCCGACCGGCGAGGTGATCTGGTCCTCCCCGGTGCTGGCGGACCTCACCGGCGACGGGTTCCTCGAGATGGTGGTGGGCACGGGCCTGAACTTCTCGCTCACCGACCCGACCGCATCCCCCGAGCGTCGGGCGGAGGCCCGGCTGGCGGCGAACCAGATCCTCGCCTACGACCACCAGGGCCAGGTCGTGCCCGGCTGGCCCTACCGGACGACCGCCGACCCCTCGGCCAACCGGCAGGTCTACAGCTCCCCCGCCGTGGCCGACCTGGACGGCGACGGCATGCTGGAGGTGGCGGCCATGGACCTGGCCGGGTACCTCCACGTGGTCCGCGGCGACGGCCGGCCGATGCCCGGGTTCGACGGCGGCCGGCAACTGCTGCCGCCGATCGCGGGGACCAACGACACCTACACCTCGCCGATCATCGCCGACGCCGACGGCGACGGCTCGCCCGACCTGATCGTCTCGGCCCGACAGACGCTGTTCGCCCTGGATGCCTCGGGCGACGAGCTCTGGAGGCTCCCGGCGCCGACGGCCCCGGGCGGCACGCCCGACGGCTTCGTCAACGCCGCGGCGGTCGGCCAGGTCGACGGCTCGGGCGGCCTGGAGCTGGTCATCGCCACCAACGCCCTGGGCGTGCCCAACCCGCCCCGGGGGGTGGGGGCCTACGAGCTGCCGGAGAGCCCGCTGACGCCCCCCTGGCCGATGCACCGCAGGACGGCCGATTCGACGCCGGTCACTCAGAGCCCGGCGTTCCTCGCCAAGTACGTCCGGGCCTCCTTCCGGGCCTTGCTGGGACGGGAGGCGACCGACAACGACATCCGCGTCTTCTCCGGCATGATGATGGCCAACGAGTGGTCGCCGAAGGTCTTCGCCGAGACCGTCGCCCTGACCCCCGAGGCGAGGACGGTGGTCATCCGCCAGCTCTACCAGAGCTACCTCCAGCGCCCCCCGACCGAGGCCGAGGTCGCCGCCGGCCAGCAGCAGCTCGAGGCGGGCCGGGCCGTGGATCTGGCCCGGCAACTGGTGCTATCCGACGAGTCCCTGGCCAGGACCGACGGCACGATCCCGGGCGTGCTGGGACGGTTCTACGAGACGATCCTCCGCCGGCCGATCACGGCCGGCGAGGTGGCGATCCTGGAGCCGGTGATCCGGTCGGGGATCGTGCCGATGCCGGAGATCGCCCGCTTGCTGCTGCTCTCCGAGGAATTCGTGCTGCTGGACATCGCGGCGCCGACCGTCATCGCCTACCGGACCGAGTTCCCGGACGCCCCCTTCGACGACGCCGCCATCGCCTCCGTGGTGCTGGACCGCAACGGGGCGATCAAGGAGGAGCGGATGAAGGCCACGCTCATCGCCACCGGGGGGCGGTACGAGCGGGCGACGCCGATCGCCGGGGTGGTCCGGTCGGTCCTCAGCGACCTGGAGCAGCGAGTACCGTCGCCCTCGGAGGTCGGCTTCTGGATCCGGGAGTTCACCTACGGCCGGACCTCGCCGACGGCCTTCTTCCCGACGGTCATCGACGGCGCGGGGGCCCGGGCCCAGTTCGTCCGGGAGCAGGTCCGGTCCCTGCTCGGGCGGGAGGCCGACCCGGCGACCGTCGCCTCGCTCTCCAACTACGCGAGCCGGGAGGAGCTGATCATCTCCCTGGCGTCCTCCCCCGAGTATTTCGCCCGGGCCGGGGGGGACAACCCGGGGTTCGTCCGGCTCGCCTTCCTCGACCTGTACGGGGTCGACCCGCTGCCCGCATCGGTCCTGAACGAGCAGGTCGCCGCGCTCAACGGCGGCCGACTGACCCGGGAGGGCATGATCCGGAACCTGGTCTTCAGCGCCCCGTTCTACGAGAAGGACGTCGTCGAGCTGCTCTTCCGCTTCCTGCCCGAGGAGGGCAAGGGGGTGCTCCGGATCCCGATCGACGCGCCGCCCGGCACCGCCGCCAACAATCCGGATCCGGCGCTGATCCGGTCGCTCGTCTCCGCCCGGCAGTCGGGCGCGACGATGGCCGACACCCTGGCCACGATCCTCGGCTCTCCGACGTATTTCTACCGCTCGTCGTACGTCCGGGGCCTCTATCGGAGCACGGGCGTCCGAAACTGA
- a CDS encoding DUF4058 family protein has translation MPSPFPGMNPYFERPGLWQDFHTEFLSTLRRLLVPGVSPGYIVQIEEHIHIHDLAEGGRALVGRADLAVAESPGHGAGRVAAVIEAPATVTLPDQEVERQRYLEVRDRRSRELVTVVELLSPSNKRGGDDRGSYLAKRRERLRSPAHLVEIDLLRGGRPMPMEDRPECDYSVLVSRSERRRAAGLWPIRLRERLPVIPIPLKAPDGDATVDLQEVLHRTYDGPGYDGYLYDGAPEPALLPEADAWARDYLPAAR, from the coding sequence ATGCCCTCACCGTTCCCGGGCATGAATCCGTACTTCGAGCGGCCGGGCCTCTGGCAGGATTTCCACACGGAATTCCTGTCGACGCTCCGCAGGTTGCTCGTCCCTGGGGTTTCTCCGGGTTACATCGTCCAGATTGAGGAACATATCCACATTCACGACCTCGCGGAGGGGGGTCGGGCACTGGTCGGCCGGGCCGACCTGGCCGTCGCCGAGTCTCCCGGCCATGGGGCGGGAAGGGTGGCGGCCGTGATCGAGGCGCCGGCGACCGTGACGCTCCCCGACCAGGAGGTCGAACGTCAGCGATACCTGGAGGTCCGGGACCGTCGGAGCCGAGAACTGGTCACGGTCGTCGAGCTGCTCAGCCCCTCGAATAAGCGGGGAGGGGACGACCGGGGATCGTATCTGGCCAAGCGTCGGGAACGATTGCGGAGCCCCGCCCACCTGGTCGAGATCGATCTCCTTCGAGGCGGCCGTCCGATGCCGATGGAGGATCGGCCCGAGTGCGACTACTCGGTCCTGGTCAGCCGCTCCGAACGCCGACGGGCGGCCGGGCTCTGGCCGATCCGGCTCCGAGAGCGGTTGCCGGTGATCCCGATCCCGTTGAAGGCGCCCGACGGCGACGCGACGGTCGACCTCCAGGAGGTCCTCCACCGGACGTACGATGGCCCGGGGTATGACGGCTATCTGTACGACGGAGCCCCCGAGCCCGCCCTCTTGCCGGAAGCCGACGCCTGGGCCCGGGATTACCTCCCGGCCGCGCGGTAG
- a CDS encoding DUF4058 family protein, translating into MPSPFPGMNPYLERATVWHDFHERFLILGAGIVGAQVRPNFIVKVDEHLYVREVPEEPRRFAGRADLGIMSTPARGARAEGVALIEPPARIRMTAVDVAREAFLEIRDRASMEVVTVIELLSPSNKRNGPDRDQYLAKRGQILASPAHLVEIDLLRVGAPMPGEDRPACCYSITVGRAEERLDAGFWPIGLRDPLPVIPIPLKAPHPDATLDLQALLHRVYDEAGYEFYAYDGPPEPALSPEDDAWARQFVPAAR; encoded by the coding sequence ATGCCCTCACCCTTCCCCGGCATGAATCCGTACCTGGAGCGGGCCACCGTCTGGCACGACTTCCACGAGCGGTTCCTCATCCTCGGGGCGGGGATCGTCGGGGCCCAGGTCCGGCCGAATTTCATCGTCAAGGTCGACGAGCACCTCTACGTCCGGGAAGTCCCCGAGGAGCCCCGGCGATTCGCCGGTCGGGCCGACCTCGGGATCATGTCGACCCCGGCCCGGGGGGCACGCGCCGAGGGAGTCGCCTTGATCGAGCCGCCGGCACGCATCCGGATGACGGCGGTGGACGTGGCGCGGGAGGCGTTCCTGGAGATCCGGGACCGGGCCTCGATGGAGGTTGTCACCGTCATCGAGCTGTTGAGCCCGTCGAACAAGCGGAATGGGCCTGATCGCGATCAATACCTCGCCAAGCGGGGGCAGATCCTCGCGAGCCCGGCGCACCTGGTCGAGATCGACCTGCTCCGCGTCGGCGCCCCGATGCCCGGCGAGGACCGCCCCGCGTGCTGCTATTCGATCACGGTCGGCAGGGCGGAAGAACGACTCGATGCGGGATTCTGGCCGATCGGCCTCCGCGACCCATTGCCAGTGATCCCCATCCCCCTCAAGGCCCCCCACCCCGACGCGACGCTCGACCTCCAGGCTCTGCTTCACCGGGTCTACGACGAGGCTGGTTACGAGTTCTACGCCTACGACGGCCCCCCCGAGCCGGCCCTCTCCCCGGAAGATGACGCCTGGGCGAGGCAATTCGTCCCGGCGGCGCGGTAG
- a CDS encoding response regulator transcription factor has protein sequence MPATAHKTILLVDDDPEIIDSMRTVLEGKGYRVLVARDGNAGLAAAEREEPDLIILDMMMPRKSGFLVLEKLRTRPEGLIPTIMITGNEGSRHRAYAEFLGVKDYIRKPFAMEKLLRAVDAVLQGGGQAQSKA, from the coding sequence ATGCCCGCCACCGCCCACAAGACCATCCTCCTGGTGGACGACGACCCCGAGATCATCGACTCGATGCGGACGGTCCTCGAGGGCAAGGGCTACCGGGTGCTCGTCGCCCGGGACGGCAACGCCGGTCTCGCCGCAGCCGAGCGCGAGGAACCCGACCTGATCATCCTCGACATGATGATGCCGCGCAAGAGCGGCTTCCTCGTGCTGGAGAAGCTCCGGACCCGCCCCGAGGGGCTGATCCCCACCATCATGATCACCGGCAACGAGGGCAGCCGCCACCGCGCCTACGCCGAGTTCCTGGGCGTGAAGGACTACATCCGGAAGCCCTTCGCGATGGAGAAGCTGCTCCGAGCCGTCGACGCGGTCCTCCAGGGGGGCGGTCAGGCCCAATCCAAGGCCTGA
- a CDS encoding NAD-dependent epimerase/dehydratase family protein, translating to MRVIVTGGDGYCGWATALHLANRGHDVAILDNLVRRSWDNQLRIETLTPIAPIQRRLERWEQLTGKPIELMVGDCCDYPFLSESIRRFHPEAIVHFGEQRSAPFSMISRERAVETQVNNVVGNLNILFAMRDLVPDCHLVKLGTMGEYGTPNIDIEEGYITIEHNGRKDTLPYPKQPGSFYHLSKVHDTHNIHFACRIWGLRATDLNQGVVYGVITEETEMDELLINRLDYDGVFGTALNRFCIQAAVGHPLTVYGKGGQTRGFLDIRDTVRCIEIACNNPADSGEFRVYNQFTEQFSVSQLAEKVKEAGSKMGLDVTIEHVDNPRVEREEHYYNAKNTKLLDLGLQPHYLSDSLLDSLLNVAVKYRDRVDMKEILPRVTWKKGAVEEAAGVKVG from the coding sequence ATGCGCGTCATCGTCACCGGCGGAGACGGCTACTGCGGCTGGGCCACGGCGCTGCACCTGGCCAACCGAGGCCACGACGTCGCCATCCTCGACAACCTCGTCCGCCGCAGCTGGGACAACCAGCTCCGCATCGAGACCCTGACGCCCATCGCCCCCATCCAGCGCCGCCTGGAGCGCTGGGAACAGCTCACCGGCAAGCCCATCGAGCTGATGGTCGGCGATTGCTGCGACTACCCGTTCCTCTCCGAATCGATCCGCCGCTTCCATCCCGAGGCGATCGTCCACTTCGGCGAGCAGCGCTCGGCCCCCTTCTCGATGATCAGCCGGGAGCGGGCCGTCGAGACCCAGGTCAACAACGTCGTCGGCAACCTGAACATCCTCTTCGCGATGCGCGACCTCGTGCCGGATTGCCACCTCGTGAAGCTCGGCACGATGGGCGAGTACGGCACGCCGAACATCGACATCGAGGAGGGCTACATCACCATCGAGCACAACGGCCGCAAGGACACCCTCCCGTATCCCAAGCAGCCGGGCTCGTTCTACCACCTGAGCAAGGTCCACGATACCCACAACATCCACTTCGCCTGCCGGATCTGGGGCCTGAGGGCGACCGACCTGAACCAGGGCGTCGTCTACGGCGTGATCACCGAAGAGACCGAGATGGACGAGCTGCTCATCAACCGGCTCGACTACGACGGCGTCTTCGGCACCGCCCTGAACCGCTTCTGCATCCAGGCGGCCGTCGGCCACCCGCTGACCGTCTACGGCAAGGGCGGCCAGACCCGCGGCTTCCTCGACATCCGGGACACCGTCCGCTGCATCGAGATCGCCTGCAACAACCCGGCCGACTCCGGCGAGTTCCGCGTCTACAACCAGTTCACCGAGCAGTTCTCCGTCTCCCAGCTCGCCGAGAAGGTCAAGGAAGCCGGCTCTAAGATGGGCCTCGACGTGACGATCGAGCACGTCGACAACCCCCGGGTCGAGCGCGAGGAGCACTACTACAACGCCAAGAACACCAAGCTCCTGGATCTCGGCCTCCAGCCGCACTACCTGTCCGACTCGCTGCTCGACTCGCTCCTGAACGTCGCCGTCAAGTACCGCGACCGGGTCGACATGAAGGAGATTCTCCCCCGGGTGACCTGGAAGAAGGGGGCCGTTGAGGAGGCCGCGGGCGTCAAGGTCGGCTGA
- a CDS encoding PVC-type heme-binding CxxCH protein, producing the protein MHRAPTPSRAPSLGLWLLGLLALIGPRASALAADPDADADPDRFEPQISPASDEPSQAIAGFRIPDGFSVRPWAAEPMLANPVAFAVDDRGRVYVAETFRHGQGVTDTRGHMYWLDDDLASTSVEDRVAMYRKHFDDPTFRDYGVAPDRLRLLVDADGDGTADEATVFASGFDDVAAGIGAGVLARGEDVWYACIPDLWLLRDTDGDRVADERRALHSGYGVHVGFLGHDLHGLIFGPDGKLYFSIGDRGFNVETTEGDRLAIPHTGSVLRCDPDGSNLEVFASGLRNPQELAFDRFGNLFTVDNNSDGGDRARLIDLVEGGDSGWHMGWQYLTEPVARGAWNAENLWKPESEGNDAAYLLPPLANLSDGPSGLSYNPGGAAMPGRYDDHFFLADFRGTAGNSGIRSFAVEPDGASFRPVDEHQFFWSILATDVDFPPSGGLFVSDWVEGWDKPTKGRIYHLTPSESDDPTVAEVARLLGGGFDQRPIDELVGLLGHADQRIRQRSQFALADRGARSLGSLISASESDNEMARLHAVWALGQIGRGMPQALSSVVDRLKDPSEHVRGQAARVLGDGRADFAVDALIGRLDDPAPRVRMYAAIALGKLGDGKAIGPVAEMIRRNADADPYLRHAGVMGLLGAASNGDLDRLAGDDSEAVRLATLLAYRRNKDPEVARFLDDPEPRLVLEAARAINDAEIGGATAKLATLDVAAGMPAPLIRRVLNANLRVGGPEAAGAVARVAAAEGMPEEIRAEALAILADWAEPSGRDRIVGLWRPVPSRPADAAAEALRPVVADLLSEAPDRVRLAAARAVGALKLEDAGPALFELSSDGGLGAEARVAAIRALEAIGDARLAEVARRSTTDPEAMVRTEGLRLLSNLDPEEALPILDAVLRGGTTPERQGALSTLGGMESDQADRVLAAQLDALLAGEVPMEIRLDLIEAAGERSAAEVRQKLARYEASRPPGDPLAAYLEALEGGDVRRGRRIFFERTEAQCQRCHQVDGQGGEVGPALSEIGKTRDRSYLLRSIVAPDAEIAEGFETLVVATGDGQVLTGIVKEDTGDALALMDAEGKVTTVAKSDIEESRRGVSAMPADLITHLSRRDLRDLVEYLATRKGESRRGGHGR; encoded by the coding sequence ATGCACCGAGCCCCGACCCCGTCCCGGGCCCCGTCCCTCGGCCTGTGGCTCCTCGGCCTCCTCGCCCTGATCGGCCCCCGGGCGTCGGCCCTCGCCGCCGACCCCGATGCCGATGCCGACCCCGATCGGTTCGAGCCGCAGATCTCCCCCGCCTCCGACGAGCCGAGTCAAGCGATCGCCGGCTTCCGGATCCCCGACGGGTTCTCGGTCCGCCCCTGGGCCGCCGAGCCGATGCTGGCCAACCCCGTCGCCTTCGCGGTCGACGACCGCGGCCGAGTGTATGTCGCCGAGACCTTCCGCCACGGCCAGGGGGTGACCGACACCCGCGGTCATATGTACTGGCTCGACGACGACCTGGCCTCGACCTCGGTCGAGGACCGCGTCGCCATGTATCGGAAGCACTTCGACGACCCCACCTTCCGGGACTACGGCGTCGCCCCCGACCGCCTCCGACTGCTGGTCGACGCCGACGGCGACGGGACCGCCGACGAGGCCACCGTCTTCGCCTCAGGGTTCGACGACGTGGCCGCCGGCATCGGCGCGGGGGTGCTCGCCCGTGGGGAGGACGTCTGGTACGCCTGCATCCCCGACCTCTGGCTGCTCAGGGACACCGACGGCGACCGGGTGGCCGACGAGAGGCGGGCGCTGCACTCCGGCTACGGCGTCCACGTCGGCTTCCTCGGCCACGACCTGCACGGCCTGATCTTCGGCCCCGACGGCAAGCTCTACTTCTCGATCGGCGACCGCGGGTTCAACGTCGAGACGACGGAGGGCGACCGGCTGGCGATCCCGCACACCGGCTCCGTGCTCCGGTGCGACCCCGACGGCTCGAACCTGGAGGTCTTCGCCTCCGGACTCCGCAACCCCCAGGAACTCGCGTTCGACCGCTTCGGCAACCTGTTCACCGTCGACAACAACAGCGACGGCGGCGACCGCGCGCGGCTGATCGACCTCGTCGAGGGGGGCGACTCCGGCTGGCACATGGGCTGGCAGTACCTCACCGAGCCCGTCGCCCGGGGGGCATGGAACGCCGAGAACCTCTGGAAGCCCGAGTCCGAGGGGAACGACGCCGCCTACCTGCTCCCCCCGCTGGCCAACCTCAGCGACGGCCCCTCCGGCCTCTCCTACAACCCCGGCGGAGCGGCGATGCCGGGTCGCTACGACGACCATTTCTTCCTCGCAGACTTCCGCGGGACCGCCGGCAACAGCGGCATCCGGTCGTTCGCCGTCGAGCCGGACGGCGCCAGCTTCCGGCCGGTCGACGAGCACCAGTTCTTCTGGTCGATCCTCGCCACCGACGTCGACTTCCCCCCCTCCGGCGGGCTGTTCGTCAGCGATTGGGTCGAGGGCTGGGACAAGCCGACCAAGGGGCGCATCTATCACCTGACCCCGAGCGAGTCGGACGACCCGACGGTCGCCGAGGTCGCCCGACTGCTGGGAGGGGGGTTCGACCAGCGTCCGATCGACGAACTGGTCGGGCTGCTCGGGCACGCCGATCAGCGGATCCGGCAGCGGTCGCAGTTCGCGCTGGCCGACCGGGGGGCCCGGTCGCTCGGGTCGCTGATCTCGGCGAGTGAGTCGGACAATGAGATGGCCCGCCTGCATGCCGTCTGGGCGCTCGGGCAAATCGGCCGGGGGATGCCGCAGGCGCTGTCGAGCGTCGTCGACCGGCTGAAGGATCCCTCGGAGCACGTCAGGGGCCAGGCCGCCCGGGTCCTCGGCGACGGCCGGGCGGACTTCGCCGTCGACGCCCTGATCGGCCGGCTCGACGACCCGGCCCCTCGGGTCCGGATGTACGCCGCGATCGCCCTGGGGAAGCTCGGCGACGGGAAGGCCATCGGGCCGGTCGCCGAAATGATCCGACGAAACGCCGACGCCGACCCCTACCTCCGCCACGCCGGGGTGATGGGCCTGCTCGGGGCCGCGAGCAACGGGGACCTGGATCGGCTGGCCGGGGACGACTCGGAGGCGGTCCGGCTGGCGACCCTGCTCGCCTACCGCCGCAACAAGGACCCGGAGGTCGCCCGGTTCCTGGACGACCCGGAGCCGAGGCTCGTCCTCGAAGCGGCCCGGGCGATCAATGACGCGGAGATCGGCGGGGCGACCGCCAAGCTCGCCACGCTCGACGTGGCCGCCGGGATGCCCGCCCCCCTGATCCGCCGGGTCTTGAACGCGAACCTCAGGGTCGGCGGGCCGGAGGCGGCCGGGGCGGTGGCCCGGGTCGCGGCGGCCGAGGGGATGCCGGAGGAGATCCGGGCCGAGGCACTGGCCATCCTGGCCGATTGGGCCGAGCCGAGCGGCCGGGACCGGATCGTCGGCCTCTGGCGGCCGGTGCCGAGCCGGCCGGCCGACGCGGCGGCCGAGGCCCTCCGGCCGGTCGTCGCCGACCTGCTGTCGGAGGCGCCGGATCGGGTCCGGCTGGCGGCGGCCAGGGCGGTCGGCGCGCTGAAGCTGGAGGACGCCGGCCCCGCCCTGTTCGAGCTGTCCTCCGACGGCGGGCTCGGGGCCGAGGCCCGGGTCGCGGCGATCCGGGCCCTGGAGGCGATCGGGGACGCCCGGCTGGCCGAGGTCGCCCGGCGGTCGACGACCGACCCCGAGGCGATGGTCCGCACCGAGGGGCTCCGGCTGCTCTCGAACCTCGACCCGGAGGAGGCGTTGCCGATCCTCGACGCCGTGCTCCGGGGCGGGACGACCCCGGAGCGCCAGGGTGCGCTATCGACCCTGGGCGGGATGGAATCGGATCAGGCCGACCGCGTCCTCGCCGCGCAGCTCGACGCGCTCCTCGCCGGCGAGGTCCCGATGGAGATCCGGCTGGACCTGATCGAGGCCGCGGGCGAGCGATCGGCGGCCGAGGTCCGGCAGAAGCTCGCCCGGTACGAGGCCTCCCGGCCCCCGGGCGACCCCCTGGCCGCCTACCTGGAGGCCCTCGAAGGCGGGGACGTCCGGAGGGGACGCCGGATCTTCTTCGAGCGGACCGAGGCCCAGTGCCAGCGCTGCCACCAGGTCGACGGCCAGGGGGGCGAGGTCGGCCCAGCGCTCTCCGAAATCGGGAAGACGAGGGACCGGTCCTACCTGCTGCGGTCGATCGTGGCGCCGGACGCCGAGATCGCCGAGGGGTTCGAGACCCTGGTGGTCGCCACCGGAGACGGCCAGGTGCTCACCGGGATCGTCAAGGAGGACACGGGGGACGCCCTCGCCCTGATGGACGCCGAGGGGAAGGTGACCACGGTCGCCAAGTCCGACATCGAGGAATCTCGACGGGGGGTCTCGGCCATGCCCGCCGACCTGATCACGCACCTGTCCAGGCGTGACCTGCGCGACCTGGTGGAGTACCTCGCCACACGCAAGGGCGAGTCCCGTCGGGGCGGCCACGGCCGGTAA